From a single Leptospira levettii genomic region:
- the argJ gene encoding bifunctional glutamate N-acetyltransferase/amino-acid acetyltransferase ArgJ, whose product MKYPLGFYSFGKNIGIKDTSLDFAVIYSEVRCSAAAVFTRNNFPGAPIYVGRDHIKDGYLQAIVINSKNSNVATGEKGIKDSYQICETLAKSLGITKEDILPSSTGVIGVPLPIEKILTACASAKENLKPGNLDEVAEAIMTTDTKKKISYRTYSHNGNEGVMYGIAKGAGMIEPNMATMLSYILCDFLPESKDLKGILKRVVDQTYNCITIDSDTSTSDTVVLMCSGKLGTIPDQNFESMLKDIATELSKKIARDGEGASKLIELTVKKGRDDLQVTKIGKSILNSPLVKTAIYGGDPNWGRFIMAIGKVFDEPIPYDHLEIQLGGISVKGASNETKSKLAEYLKSNEEIFITVELNTGNFQKTFWSCDFTEGYIQENAYYTT is encoded by the coding sequence ATGAAGTATCCTTTGGGATTTTACTCCTTTGGCAAAAATATTGGAATCAAAGATACAAGTTTAGATTTTGCTGTGATTTATTCTGAGGTTCGTTGTTCTGCGGCTGCAGTATTCACTCGGAATAATTTTCCTGGAGCTCCCATTTATGTTGGCCGTGATCATATCAAAGATGGATACTTACAAGCCATCGTCATCAATTCCAAAAATTCCAATGTGGCTACTGGAGAAAAAGGAATCAAGGACTCTTATCAAATTTGTGAAACCTTAGCCAAATCATTAGGGATAACCAAAGAAGATATTTTACCTTCCTCCACTGGAGTGATTGGTGTTCCCCTTCCCATCGAAAAAATCCTCACCGCTTGTGCCAGTGCCAAAGAAAACTTAAAACCTGGAAATTTAGATGAAGTAGCTGAAGCCATTATGACCACAGATACCAAGAAAAAAATTTCCTACCGTACCTATTCGCATAACGGAAATGAGGGTGTGATGTACGGAATCGCCAAAGGTGCAGGTATGATCGAACCAAATATGGCGACAATGTTATCCTATATCCTTTGTGATTTTTTACCTGAATCGAAAGATCTAAAAGGAATTCTAAAACGTGTTGTTGATCAGACTTACAACTGTATCACCATAGATTCGGATACTTCCACGAGTGATACCGTAGTATTAATGTGTTCTGGTAAATTAGGAACCATCCCCGATCAAAATTTTGAATCTATGTTAAAAGACATAGCCACAGAACTATCGAAAAAAATTGCAAGAGATGGTGAAGGTGCGAGTAAATTAATCGAACTAACTGTTAAAAAAGGAAGAGACGATCTTCAGGTGACTAAGATTGGAAAATCGATTTTAAACTCACCTCTCGTCAAAACCGCAATTTACGGCGGGGATCCTAATTGGGGACGTTTCATCATGGCAATTGGTAAAGTTTTTGACGAACCAATTCCATATGATCACTTAGAAATTCAATTAGGTGGCATTTCCGTTAAAGGTGCAAGCAATGAGACCAAATCAAAGTTAGCCGAATATCTAAAATCGAATGAAGAAATTTTCATTACAGTTGAACTCAATACAGGTAACTTTCAAAAAACTTTTTGGAGTTGTGACTTTACTGAAGGATACATCCAAGAAAACGCATATTATACAACATGA